The window GTGCTCAGCTCCCAACTAAGTTCTTTtataaagggtttttttttttctttgccttaaaTCATGCCCAAACTTAAAGCCTGTAAAACTCACACGTATATGGATCCTCTCAGAAGTATGGATGCTGAAACTGTACAAGAAGTGTATGTACCAAAATATTACCATCTTGAAATGCCCACAAGTTCACTGCCGCCTTGTAGATCACACCTGTATAATCCTTAAGCTTTTAAAACTCTTCTGGTTCTGTAAAGACTTTCATTTGTGAAACTTCAGTCATTGTGAAGTTACAGCTTTAGGGTCAAGTGTGTACAGATTCTGCTGGTCTGTCTTGGTTGTCTTATCTTTCATGCCAATCTTGCTCAGCCTTTGTGCTAGTACAAAGCTCTGTTTTTGTGATAATAAATCTTAATATTCTGGAAGCAGACATTAGTAATGCTTCATCAGGATTCCTTTGCAAACAGGAGACAGCTAAGGTAACAGTGAGGCACAGCCTGGAAGGTTTGGCCCAGTGATGATCAAGTATCGCGCTAAGAGAGAACAGGTCCAACAGTCGATTGTCTGGGCAGCCTGCACttcatgcttttccttctcttcgCTCTCTCACAtcatttctcctgctctctgctttttcttcctccttatctttccttatcttttctgctttgctcttctGCCCAGACAAGATTGTGGCCTTCTCAATGACGGGTAAGATTATGAGATCTGAGGGCTGAATAATGACTTGAGaatcttccatttttaagaacaaattgaagaaaactgaagaatttaGTTAGCTTACCTCCTCATCCCTGTGGTCTTTGCTGATAGAAAACTTGACCTTATTGGGGCCTTAAAACTGGTTCTTAATGCTTCTTGAAGCCATGAAGTATGAATTAATCTTTGTTCAGTGTATCTTCTTGTGAACTGCAGAAGAGTTCATTTGGAGAGGTtcatccagctgctgcttttggtaTTCTGTCCTGGCTCATTAAACTTGATTTGTTTTGTCAAACAGGCAGATAAGTATTGGATTTTTCTCTGTAGCTAAACATTTGTTTAAGCCCGTGGTATTTATTTTCCCCTGATTTGTTGCAACATCCTTGTGGGAAAGGAAAATTGAGTCTTTGTAACAGAATCCTCAGTGCTAATATTGGTTAAATTGATATTTTTCTATCCAGCCATCTAAAAGGTGACTTAAAATGTCTTGGGTAAAGCAGATTAACTTGACCACTCAAAACTGCGCTATTAAAAGGTGATTTTTGTTCAGCTTTCAGTTACATATGAAATGCTGCAAAACTTCCAGCTGTTAATTGCAAGGCTATGGAGAAGTCAGTCAGATAGTGGTGACGGCCGAGCAGAGGGAGGagtctgctgctgctactgccaCATCACTTACTGCTGTTCTGATTTAGTGCTAACAAATGATAATTCGTCATTCGTTGAATtctcttattttgctttcttttcctcccaacTTAAATTATCTGGCCAAGTGGGAGGGAACAAGTTTATTGGTGGAAGCTGGAAGGAAACTACCTCTTTGTTAAGCAGTCTAGGGTCTGTGGCATCTGCAACATGCCTTTCCATATTCGCTTAGCTTAGAGAAACCAAAGGCTGCGTGATTTATGGTCTGTTAAAAGAAAGGACCCTTTTTCAGGCTGCAGGCTGCTCCCTGATTACTCTGTAGAGATCATGTAGTCAAGTTAACTTTTCCTCCCGGACAGGAGTCATATTTCGGCTGGCAGTGGGAGAATTTCTTCTGGTTGCATGGAATGTTATCATGAGATTGTTCAAAAACAATAAGCATGCAAAATCCTCCTTCTGTCCTTAAATTATGAGATGTGCAGGGTTGACCAAGGGAGAAAGATACAGTTTAAAGTCCTTGTCTCAGTTGCTGAAGCTGGTTGGTGCTGCGTGGAAAAGACAGCGTGGTGCAGAAGTGGAAAATAGTCTAAGGCACCTGAACGCTGCTCCAGAAAACTGTTCCATGTTATGGTAGGTCAGAGTTTTTCTGGGTAATTCTGCATTTAAGACACTGAGCATTAACTTTTGCAGAAACACTGAGCATGCACAGCTGCATCTATGTTCAAAGGAAGTAGCGCTTTAATGCTGGATAATCAACAACTGGGTAAAATGTCCGGGGTATTGTGAACTGCAGTCAGTGTTGTGGGTGTTTGATAACAGGAACAGTGAGCCTAAGATCCTGGCTTCTCAAGCTCTTGAGGAGGTAGGCTCTCAGCTACCCTAGCTTTACCTCCCTGTTCTCTTCTGCCTATTTAGTCATCATCTACTCTGGCTTCttgtttcagttcattttttttttgcttgtggCCAGATGAGTTTGTTCCTCAGGCTTGGCTTGGTTCTCCAGATCACTTTCCAATACCCTGTGCTGCAGGTCCAGGCAAATGAAGAATCCCTCTTTGGGTTCTTCTGGCTCTTCTACCACCCCTaggttttggggctttttttgttggttgggttggtttggggttccccccccccccccccctttggTATCTGTTGGGCAGCGATCtcaatgttttcttcaaatgGCAACACTTGACAGGAGGGGAGGTTGCAAGAAAACTAGAACAAAAGGAATAGATGGAGGTAAGGAAGAaccatttctttgtttttgacAAATGTATGTAGGAAACAACTTCTCTGATGGAGTTCCAGTATTTACTGACCTCCTCCTTTCTTGTCAGCTACGAACTAATTGTAGTTGGTGTTAGTTTTGCATCTTGTTCTTTAAGCTCTGGAtcacacagctgctgctttgtgtcCTGCAGTGTGAAGCCTCACTTTCGATCGTCTAACAGCTCAGAACATGCTGTGGAGGGTCCAGCTGCCGTCAGCACCATGCCAATGGGGGATGGACCACTGAACAGAACCAACTCAAGGAATTTTGTTATGGAGCGACATAACAGTCCGTTAACTGGGCACCAAGACCAAGGTTATTCCCAGAAGGATTCTCCTACCGCACAGATGGAGCAGAACGGAGATTATGGCGTGGGCAGGGGCAGGTAAAGAGCTGTGTGCACTGCTTTTTGCTGCAGCACAACAATGCACTTGGGTTGTGGTGTTGGAGGTTGAAATGACTCGTGTGAGCCAAGGATCATCAGCCATCGGCACAATACCTATTTCTGTAAAGACTGCCCAGGAGAAAACTGACATTTAAATAAACCAGGTGTGATAAATACTTAACTGGGAGCATGAATGCTTCCTGCTTGATTTTACAGCTATTACTTATTCTGACAAACACCTTGCAGTAAGATAGTGAGGtgtctttatttcaaaataacgGCCTGGTTTGTCCCCAGAATTAAAACAGTTGCTGAAGTAAAGCTGCTATTTGTATTGCTGTAAATAATAAGCAAATCCTTGGTTGGGGAATTTGGTGCTCCTGAACATTGTAAGATCAAATGGTTTTATCTTTTGTCTGTTAATTCAGGGtttagacatttaaaaataagtgacCAAGACACGTATGTGAGAAATCAGATGAATAAGCTTATTACTATAAAATTATAGGATACTATTCTATAATATTATAGTCTAATTGTCACTGTGCTTGTTCAGATACAATGCTCTAGGGTACCTCCTccacagggagagaaaagagaaattgtttCCCATATTGGCTATGTTCCAAGAGTGTAAGAGCTTTGACCCCTCCTGAAGATGGAGAACATCCCAGAACTGTATCTTGAGAAACATCAGTAGGCTGCTGTAAATCCCCTGCCACAGGCTCCCCTTTGTGCAGATGAGTGCATGCTTCAGCTGGATGAATGCatttactgacttttttttttgcctttaaaggAGGAACGTTTTCAGAGGTCGGAGGAGACGAGAAGATGACCGGGTTTCAGTAAGTTCCACTTCCCTTATTGCGAGGAGTTGCACAAAGTGCAGTGTGTTGGCTTTGCGTTTATTGAAGGAATGGCATAGTCCTTAAATTCTCAGATTGCAGTATGGGTATTCAGTGTTTCTAGGAAATTCCCTGACACTTGCGCAGTGCTTTTAATGCTAGGTGTTACGGCTCTATTAACGGGTATTTTCCTTCTCTAGAGACCTCAACCTTCGGCAGAAACAAAGACCCAGACACCAAAGTTTGACTTGCTAGCATCAAATTTTCCACCTTTGCCTGGCAGCACAGCAAAAATACCGGGAGAGCCTGTGCTGGAGAGCAGGATGTCCGATATCGTTAAAGGAGTCTGCAAAGAAAAGGTACCCACTCTTGCCTCTGGCACGCACACAGGAGTGCATGTGCTGTGTCTCTCTTCGCCCCTGCTTAAAGAATCAGTGTATGTTAGAGCTGCACATTAGAATGCTTTAAGCCCAAACATCATGCTGTGTTTTCTAACATAATAgtgcattttctgtctttctgttccTGGATTTCCTTGGCTTTTTGCAGGTATTTAGCTGAAGCTTCTGTAATTACGCTGTTCTAAGTTCGGTACTGTCTTGGAATAAAGCAGGCAAATGAGGAGTGTTGGCTGTAGCAGTAGGAACAGTTTGTGTGTAGTGTAGGCAAGGGCTGTTTCCAGATGAATCTGTTATTTGAGCTGGTGGGACCAGGCAGTGATAATCTGGGTGATACGGCCTTACTTATCCTTTTATCCACTGTTTGTTTTGCCTATATAAAGGGTGATTGCTTTTGAGGCGATGCTCCAAAAGAAGTAGAATTCCTGTAATCAGGACTTGAGCAGCCTTTGGAAATATCCCACTTTTCAGATGTCTTGAACTGGCATATTGAGGAGCAATTTGAGCACATCAGAAATCTTTCCATGTTTTGCAACTTACGCTTTCTGTACAGGAAAGCAAAGATTTGCTGCCCAGCTGTCCAGCTCCTGCTCAGGAAGAACAGACGCACAGCACTGTCCAAGAGCCTGTGACAAGCATGAGTTCACCAAGTGAGACTGAAGCTGTGGTGTTAAGGTATGCTAATTATTTGaatcaaaacattaaaatctgCTTGTTCTAGCAAAGACTCTGGCTGGTGTCCAGCAAGGTGGCAATAATGTttgttgtttcttctctgtctgCGGTAGGCAGCTTCTCTAGAGGCCGCTAGATGGAAATAAGAAATCATGGTGGTAGTGGCTGTACCATCCTGTTCTGCAAAAAACGCTGCTGTgacttcaaagaaagaagatactttCTCAAACAGTAATTTCTGTGTTAGTAGGTTTTAATGTTCAGTTGTTCTTGATTTAACAGCACAGTTCAGCCAGACAGCAAACCGGAAGAAGCGTCTGCACAGAAAGACGTTACAAGCCACGCTTCCCCACCGGTGTCTGTCTCTCCTGTCAGTGCTGTAAAGCCACCGAGGACAAATACCACTTCACCTTCTTCTAATGCAAGCGCAGCTCCTGCTTTGTTGATGCAGGTAAGGCCCAGAGAGGGGAGCGGGTGGGCAGCATGGGGAGCTTTCTCTTGGGTGTGCTGACGTAGCACCTGGCACCTTCTCTTGTCCAGTTTGCCACAGCTGTGGTGTAATTGCTCACTGTGTTCTTGCTGTTGTGCCTGGGGTAGTCTGGAAGAGCATGGCATGGTGGTTCTGGTCTGTAAACCTTGCTATTCTCCCTTGGTCCCAAAGGAGCCACGCAAGCTAAGTTATGCTGAGGTTTGCCAGAAGCCCCCAAAGGAGCCTCCTCCAGTTGCTGTTCAGCCTCTTAGGGAACACCGCACCAACATAGTTCCCCCTGccaaaaatgaggaaaatgctGCACCTGAGAAGGCTTCGGAGAAGGCTCACGACAAGGTTGAAGGTCGAATGAAGGATTATTCTGGGTTCCGAGGCAACGGGCCTCtcaggggagctgctgggaaaatCAGGGAACAGAGGCGCCAATTTGGACGCAGATCATCGCCTCAGGGAGCACCGCGACGTATCGGCAAGGAGCAGTATGTGCCACCCCGGTCACCAAAGTAACACTTGTCCAGCCAATTATTCTCTATTTAATTTGAGCTGTGGACTAATAAGCAGCAAAGGAGACTGTGAGAAAGAAGTATTCATGAAGGGGAATGCTGAACTGGAGCGTGGCTTGTGTGGAGAAGTTGTGGAGGGTCCCAAAATTCATCTCTGAAAGTGATTTCACAAATGCTGGAGGATTCCAATCAATATAAATATAGAGAttataatttttgtatttttgtttttaatttgcagagGGTTTCCTGCTTGAAATCAGTTTTGGGGTTGTGAACTAGCATTTTGACAAAGCGAAAGGGTATGAATTGACAAATTAACCTGTCCCTCAGTGTAGGAGGAAAAGGATAAGagaatattatttttgaaaaatgagcatttctgtaaaattagaactttttttaacctatttaaCATTTGGCTTGTCGGATGATGTGTCTGCCGTTGATGGCCTTGCGTTGCAGAGCAGATCTGCGGCTGAGGTGCTTGGTCGGCGTGTGAGTGGAATGAGTGCAGCCAGATACTGTTGTCATGACTTAGTCACTGATGATAAAAACTGAATGTACTACTGTAGTAAACTTTGCGTTTCCAGCTTGAAGTATAGTCTCTTGACCTTACTAATAATTCATTCAGCAAGCTTTTTAAACTATAATTTTTGCAGGATACTGGATTGTAGGTCAGGGCACATGGACagcaaaaattgttttctaGACGCAATTGGAAGGAGGCAGAAGGGAGCACGTCAGAATTTTTAATTCGCCCTTTTTCTTTGCCTCCTTTTGAGGGCAACTTCTTaggtttggtttgattttttttcttgcttgttacTTTCTCTAACCTCTTTATTACAGGCTTTTGTGCATTTATCTTGGTATGTTCTCCTGAGGCCGGGCCAGTATAGGATTGATGGGTGGCTACACAGTACTTGATGTTAGCTTCACAAGTAAAGACCCTGGAATTCCAGTTGCAGATGTGGAATTCCACCTTGCAGATGGGAACTCTGGGCATGGAGTTCTGCATGCCTCACCAGGGTTAAACTGACGTCTCTTTGAATGGCTAGTAAATCGGAGACGTGGCTGGGTTTGCTCTGTACTGACCTATCTTTCTGTTCTGGAGTAGGGTATTGGATGCTGTATGCTAGAAATCAGGGTTTATATCTACTGGGAACTCACTGTTTACAGCTGATGTAGTAGcaactgactttttttaactgttgaaAGTGGAACTAAAGGTAAGGAGTTAAACAAAACCCCTCATGTTCAGAGGAGCTACTTGAAAGGTAGCATCTGGCCTCGCTGTATGCTGACTAAATTTGCAACACTATTGTGTAGTAAGTGGTTAAGTTTAAAGGTGATTACCGTAATGACCGAAATAGGAAAATTCAGTGCATTAATCTGCCAAAATCAGCATGCCAGGGTTCAAAGTTCTGTATAAAGCGTTAGGGAAAAGTAGGTTCCAGCAGTAAGaatcacaccttttttttttttccttagtgaaTAGCAAGTGTACAAATTTAAAGTCGTAAGTTGTGAACACTGGAAAACTCAATTGTGATATATGCCGTAAACATCTTAGTAATATATGCTAGTGTTGCCATTAGAATGAATGTAAGTGGCAGTTAAAATAACTGTGAAAATTTTCATCTTCTGATTTCTTAGCCAGATAACCCTTGGCGACTTCTTACTCGGTAGGCATTCTCTATCAACTGCTTTGAGAACACTCAtatctatttttataaatatatatataaagccGGAGTTGTCATTTCTCTAACTTATTATTCAGCTTGGCAATTGCTTTGGTTTGATTCATAACACAATATAATGTATTTATGCCGTTAACTGTTCATTTCTACGCatgttatatatatacacacatatatatataaaaagaaccAAAATCATTATTCACTTTTAAACTACCTGTACTGggtttgggaggtttttttaatttagtaaaaAAATCGTTGATCACATCTACAGTTTAGGGATGCTTACAGAACCCTTCTCCATTTATTTCGATAATCCTACATTTGTTGGAATGATAGAGAcgtttaaatatttaaaagagtTAAAGTTCTGAAATGCAATGaattcaaagttattttttaatcattttaaagGCTATAAAAAATGACTGCagtcaaactggaaaaaaacgAACCTGTATGATAGTTGCAGATTTTTAGGATAGATGTGCACTGTCATTGCAAAGTTGAGTGGGCGTTGGGATGCCGATAGCTGCCGTGAGCTGTTTGCTGCTCCAAGGAAGATTTGGGAAGAGGTGTGTGCAGATGTCAATCTCTGGCCTCCGTCGTAAAGGCGGTGTGCTCATTCTGATCCACGCAGGCAGCCGCTTTCAGTGCAGTGCGTGGAAGAATCTTGTAGTGCTGGAAGTGTCTGAATTTTAAACAATTGTGAAATGTAACTTCTTCATTTATtagatgtggaaaaaaaaataaataactgcaGTTCAATCTTTCTTGTAAGGTGATTGGAAAAACTTGACCGTGGAGAGGATGCTTTGTATGTCCTGGCTGTGTGTTTTCCAGCAGCGGATTATGGCTCTTGTACAGCGTATGCAAATAAGTCTGTAAACCTGTTGGCTTTTTCCAGCGTATTCAAAATTTTATCAGGTTAGGGCGCtcataattatttatttaataccTGCGTGCAAGGATTTAACATTAGcatttcccttctcccccctcccctaCTGCCATTTATAactgtggttttggggttttttttcctttcgaTTCTTTtgtgtgtggggggggaaaTAACCAAGTAAATATAAAGGCTGTGAAAACCATAGTTTTGTGTGCAAGTTCTCCTGCAGTACTTGTATTGCATGGCAAACGTGTAACGTAGACGGGCTAGCTGCTACATTCTCATCCCCATGAGGGACTCAGGCAAGCTGTTGTCTCTCTACCCACCAAGTTTGCCTGTTCTGACAGACTGGGGGAAACAGGGACAGAGCGGTGGTTCAGGAGCCAGGCTGCGTGCTGGTACAGCTCACCGATTTCCTTTGAGCTGTATCATTTTATCAGCAGAGGTGAAACTGTCCCTTGTTCAACAGCCATGTTCAGTGTGCACTTGAAGTGACACATAACAGTTCTGTGGTTCCTTCTTGGTAGCTTACCACATGGCATAAAGAcaaattttccttctctgctgatATTGGATACCAGAAGGTGCAAATCACATGTAACTTTCAGTTTTATGAACTGTGACTTGTTTTCGTAATTTTTGACTTTCGTTAGCTACAGAAGTATACTTCCCCAGTTAAGTTCTTTTCCGAATTCTTGTGCATGGAAAAGATTTGGCCGTTCTCTTGTACTTCTGCTGGGGAGTGAAAAGAGAAGTGATTATTTGCATGTGATAGTAAAATTAAAAGtgcaaaaagtttttttttttccttctgatttgtAAAATTAAGTTAGTTTTATAGTATTTTACATTCCTGctatctttgttttttaaaaaaaaaagttagcctGGCACAGTATGATGGTGCAGTTTTAGCagtaggtttaaaaaaaaaaaaagttaaaaaaaaaaaaagtaacccaCTCTATTAACCAGAAGAGAAAGATGATACTGTGGCAGATCAGTAGCAAATAAGTGACTTAATCAATGCTTTACTGTAGTTAAATAGCTATGGCCTTACTACTTTGTCAATATCAGCTTAATTGTCTTGAAAATGTCCGCTATTTTTACTGTTACCCAAGTGACTGTTCACCTGGGGTAAAATATCTGGTATGTACAgatgatattttaaatttgtaaaatGCGCCATTGTATTACAGACGATGCAACAGAAATGCACTTCGGGGGGAAATTGCTTCTGATAAGTTTTTTTGTAAATCCTTGATTACTACAGATATGCAATAgaatttttgtttctaattttgaTATTTCCTTCTGAAACATAAGATTGTTGCCATTAATCTGAATGATTTATCATGCTCTtctttgtgtgtatatattacATATAGTCTGAGCTTCCTTTAGGATGGTACATAATTTTGGTTTGTTGTAGTATTTTAGTTGGCTCTTCTCTTAAGTGTCTTTAGCATAGGCACTTCAAGAGGTTAATTGAGTCTGTTTTTAATGTACAGTTGGGAGGACTTGAAATGGAGTTAAAGCaacttatttctgaaaaatccaTCTGCAAACTAACCTGTAAcaactttaaaattttatatttaagaaCCAGAGGTTTATTTTTATGGAGCTTCAGTTATGGATACAGTTTCCAAAAATGCAACTTCAAATGTAAACAGACTGTGCATAAATGGGTTTTGTTCTAATTTTTATAGAATACAAAATATTCAGATAATATATTGAGCTCAAGTTACTACAGACATCTTGTTCCTCCCGGATGAATCCAGCTTCCCCTTGGCATTTATGATCTCTCTTCAAAGTGGTAGGGCTTcagtgaaaggagaaaaaagcaaccTATCTGGCTTCTATACTTTGTCTGTTCTGGTATGTTCCTGTTGTCAAAACTGTCCAAAACAAAATTTGTGTAAAGTAGGTTCATGctttaaatgttaaaatgataatacatgtatttgtatttgtttttgaCATTGCCAAGGTGCTATGGGAAATTGAAATAacagttagaaaaataaagctgatttaaaagaaaaaaaaaaaacccacaccacaacCCCCAAGCTCTTCCTTGCACGTGTTGCTGTTGTGGTGTTGAACCGgatctcttcttttcctctagaTACCTCACCTTGTCCTTGTCCTGCGTGCCAGCACTTTAGCGAATACTCTTTGCTCTGCAGCGACCCTGACCTTTGGGGTTTTGCCCCCCATATTGCCCACTCCCGTGGACAGAGTTCAGTAGAGCTGGAAGGCGGTTAGCACCTAAATGATTCCACATCCCGCCTAACCCCACCGTCCTCTCGGGCCTGTCACAGGCGCCTGCCTCGGCCTTAGCTGAGAAGCCGAGTTTGAGGTAAACTTTCTTAAACAGGACAGACAGAAAACGCTTTTGGGGGTTGTAAGGTGTTTTCAGCTGCGCCTGGAccgggctggggggagctgcagCCTGAAGGAGAAGCCCCTCTGAAGGAGAGGGCGGCCTCCCCTgaggggggcgcggggaggggcggcctCCCCTCGGGGGGGCGCGCGCGCCCTGCCCTCCTTTGAAGGCACCTGAGGGGATGGGGCTCGCGCCGAGGGGAGCGCGGGAAGCGGCGGCCTTCCCTGAGGGGAGCGTGGGGGCTCGTGGTCCCGCTGAGGGGGCTG of the Gavia stellata isolate bGavSte3 chromosome 36, bGavSte3.hap2, whole genome shotgun sequence genome contains:
- the LARP4 gene encoding la-related protein 4 isoform X4, translated to MLLFVEQVTSKGAGLNPNAKVWQEVPQGSGEAVPPTNGTEHSWQETAAAQGTHSEGNIEISEDSCKQYEVMYSPSCEATRNGTGVDEASANGIVLATEDLGYQIYEVSGEGSSTVSTEDIRECLKKQLEFCFSRENLSKDLYLMSQMDSDQFVPIWTIANMEGIKKLTTDMDLILEVLRSSPMVQVDERGEKVRPNHKRCIIILREIPETTPIEEVKALFKNENCPKVISCEFAHNNNWYVTFQSDTDAQQAFKYLREEVKTFQGKPVMAPFPNGGFVNGFNTPGSYKTNAASLSIGRPFHRNRVKPHFRSSNSSEHAVEGPAAVSTMPMGDGPLNRTNSRNFVMERHNSPLTGHQDQGYSQKDSPTAQMEQNGDYGVGRGRRNVFRGRRRREDDRVSRPQPSAETKTQTPKFDLLASNFPPLPGSTAKIPGEPVLESRMSDIVKGVCKEKESKDLLPSCPAPAQEEQTHSTVQEPVTSMSSPSETEAVVLSTVQPDSKPEEASAQKDVTSHASPPVSVSPVSAVKPPRTNTTSPSSNASAAPALLMQEPRKLSYAEVCQKPPKEPPPVAVQPLREHRTNIVPPAKNEENAAPEKASEKAHDKVEGRMKDYSGFRGNGPLRGAAGKIREQRRQFGRRSSPQGAPRRIGKEQYVPPRSPK
- the LARP4 gene encoding la-related protein 4 isoform X3; amino-acid sequence: MLLFVEQVTSKGAGLNPNAKVWQEVPQGSGEAVPPTNGTEHSWQETAAAQGTHSEGNIEISEDSCKQYEVMYSPSCEATRNGTGVDEASANGIVLATEDLGYQIYEVSGEGSSTVSTEDIRECLKKQLEFCFSRENLSKDLYLMSQMDSDQFVPIWTIANMEGIKKLTTDMDLILEVLRSSPMVQVDERGEKVRPNHKRCIIILREIPETTPIEEVKALFKNENCPKVISCEFAHNNNWYVTFQSDTDAQQARIKAINTFFAKNGYRVVDSSVYTQPVQTQAQFASPLFMQPVYSPQQYSIYSIVPQTWSPNPAPYFETPLAPFPNGGFVNGFNTPGSYKTNAASLSIGRPFHRNRVKPHFRSSNSSEHAVEGPAAVSTMPMGDGPLNRTNSRNFVMERHNSPLTGHQDQGYSQKDSPTAQMEQNGDYGVGRGRRNVFRGRRRREDDRVSRPQPSAETKTQTPKFDLLASNFPPLPGSTAKIPGEPVLESRMSDIVKGVCKEKESKDLLPSCPAPAQEEQTHSTVQEPVTSMSSPSETEAVVLSTVQPDSKPEEASAQKDVTSHASPPVSVSPVSAVKPPRTNTTSPSSNASAAPALLMQEPRKLSYAEVCQKPPKEPPPVAVQPLREHRTNIVPPAKNEENAAPEKASEKAHDKVEGRMKDYSGFRGNGPLRGAAGKIREQRRQFGRRSSPQGAPRRIGKEQYVPPRSPK
- the LARP4 gene encoding la-related protein 4 isoform X5 → MLLFVEVTSKGAGLNPNAKVWQEVPQGSGEAVPPTNGTEHSWQETAAAQGTHSEGNIEISEDSCKQYEVMYSPSCEATRNGTGVDEASANGIVLATEDLGYQIYEVSGEGSSTVSTEDIRECLKKQLEFCFSRENLSKDLYLMSQMDSDQFVPIWTIANMEGIKKLTTDMDLILEVLRSSPMVQVDERGEKVRPNHKRCIIILREIPETTPIEEVKALFKNENCPKVISCEFAHNNNWYVTFQSDTDAQQAFKYLREEVKTFQGKPVMAPFPNGGFVNGFNTPGSYKTNAASLSIGRPFHRNRVKPHFRSSNSSEHAVEGPAAVSTMPMGDGPLNRTNSRNFVMERHNSPLTGHQDQGYSQKDSPTAQMEQNGDYGVGRGRRNVFRGRRRREDDRVSRPQPSAETKTQTPKFDLLASNFPPLPGSTAKIPGEPVLESRMSDIVKGVCKEKESKDLLPSCPAPAQEEQTHSTVQEPVTSMSSPSETEAVVLSTVQPDSKPEEASAQKDVTSHASPPVSVSPVSAVKPPRTNTTSPSSNASAAPALLMQEPRKLSYAEVCQKPPKEPPPVAVQPLREHRTNIVPPAKNEENAAPEKASEKAHDKVEGRMKDYSGFRGNGPLRGAAGKIREQRRQFGRRSSPQGAPRRIGKEQYVPPRSPK